The following coding sequences are from one Pigmentibacter sp. JX0631 window:
- the rplM gene encoding 50S ribosomal protein L13, producing the protein MNTTYSAKASEIQKKWYIVDAEGKTLGRLASQIAYILRGKHKPTFTPHMDMGDNVIVINAEKVVLSSNKELTKLYHRHTGFFGGIKTQNAAEVRATNPERLLELAVKGMLPHNRLGSECYRHLKVYVGKEHPHAAQNPQALPERTLKN; encoded by the coding sequence ATGAATACTACATACTCTGCCAAAGCTTCTGAGATTCAGAAGAAATGGTATATCGTTGATGCTGAAGGCAAAACCCTAGGACGCTTAGCAAGCCAAATCGCTTATATTTTGCGTGGTAAGCACAAACCTACATTTACACCTCACATGGATATGGGTGATAATGTTATTGTAATAAATGCTGAAAAAGTTGTTTTATCTTCCAATAAAGAACTTACTAAGCTTTATCACCGTCATACAGGCTTTTTTGGTGGTATTAAAACCCAAAATGCTGCTGAAGTACGTGCAACCAATCCTGAGCGTTTATTAGAGCTTGCTGTGAAGGGAATGCTTCCACATAACCGTTTGGGCAGTGAATGCTACCGCCATCTTAAAGTATATGTTGGCAAAGAGCATCCACATGCTGCTCAAAATCCGCAAGCATTACCTGAACGTACACTTAAAAACTAA
- the rpsI gene encoding 30S ribosomal protein S9, whose translation MAVKYISGVGKRKTSIARVYLVKDGKGTITINHRSLEDYFKRPTSRMVVEQPLNLTQTLGKVDINVRVIGGGLSGQAGAIRHGITNALLNLNPEFRSILKPASLITRDDRIKERKKYGLRSARARFQFSKR comes from the coding sequence ATGGCAGTTAAATACATATCTGGCGTAGGTAAACGTAAGACATCTATCGCTCGTGTTTATTTGGTTAAAGATGGTAAAGGTACCATTACAATCAATCACCGTTCTCTTGAAGACTACTTTAAACGTCCAACTTCTCGCATGGTTGTTGAACAACCGTTAAACTTGACTCAAACTTTGGGTAAAGTTGATATCAATGTAAGAGTTATCGGCGGTGGGTTATCAGGACAAGCTGGTGCTATTCGTCATGGCATTACAAATGCTCTGTTAAACTTAAATCCGGAATTCCGTTCAATTCTTAAACCTGCAAGTCTTATTACTCGCGATGACCGTATCAAAGAGCGTAAGAAATATGGTTTACGTTCTGCGCGTGCTCGTTTCCAATTCTCAAAACGTTAA